AAGGTATTGGTCATACGGACTATCGGCGGGTAGCGGTAGCTGACCGCTCTGGCGTTGCCGGTAGGCTTCTCCTTCATCCTGGCGGCGGTCTCCCGGGAATGAAGACGGCCGACCAGTTTGCCCTCACTGATGAGGTAGGTCTTCGTTGCCGGCACTCCTTCATCGTCATACCTGTAGCTGCCGCGCAGCCCGGGTATCGTGGCCGTGTCAACGATGTTAAGCTCGGGACTGCCAAACTCTCTGCCCAGGGTCATAATCTCGCCGAGGCGTTTGTTTTCGTAGACAAAGTCGGCCTCTGACAAATGGCCGAATGCCTCGTGGACAAAGACTCCGGCCAGGACCGGGTCTAAGACTACCGTATATTCTTTCCCCTTTACCTGTGGGGCGGATAACAGTCCCACCGCGTTTCGGGACATCTCTTCTACCTGCTGGTGCAGTCCGGTTACCTTTCCGAAATCTCCCCGGCTGCCCAGGCTAAGTCCCACCTGCTGGATATCACTACCTTCCGTAGCTACTGCTACCAGGCGTAGAGTAACATCCGCCCTTTCCTGCTCGATATAGCTGCCTGATGAGCTTAAGAAGATGCTCTTTTTGCAGCCATCTCCGTAGGAGATATTCGAGGTCTGGATTTTGGGGACCGCCCAGATAATCTCATTATATTCATCCAGCAGCAGTTTCTTTTTCTCCAGAGAGATGGCCGCCGGGTTACTATCCGCTTCGGTAAGTACTTTATCTACCACAGGTTCGACCGGAGCCAGCTCGCTTTTCTCGCCACCGGCAAGCTCAGCCTGCTTGACAGCCAGCGCCACCCTTTCTGACAGGTCGTCAAGACTGTTGAAGCTGACAAATCCCCAGCCGCCTTTTATCAGGGCCCGCACGTTTCCACCCGCCGAGCTTGTCTTACCGATGGATTCCAGTTCTTTACCCCGGTATTTAATATAGGTGCTCCGGCTTTTCTCAAGTCGGGCCTCGATGTAGTCGGCGTGGTGGCTTTTGATTATCTCAGCTAGCCGTTGAGCGGCCTGTTCAATGTCTGGCATAAGTATTTTCTCCGCAGTGTTAAAATCGTGGACTAAAGTTAGTTTACTGATACGCCGAACTGGTTGTCAATTCAGGATAGGCGGGAAATTCGGGCGGTGTGGTAATATTAAGGTTGTTTGTGGGCAGTCCCACCGGGGGTAAGAATAGATGGCAGATGATTTATCGCCGGCTTCCGTTACCGGTAGTCTGGATACCCGTTTCATCGGGCAACGGGTAGTCTATTATCCCAGCCTGTCTTCAACAAACGAAGCGGCGAAGCGGGAGGCGCAAAAGTATGCTGCTGAAGGAACGATTGTCATCGCCCGGCAGCAAATAGCGGGCAAGGGGCGGCTGAAGCGCGTCTGGTTATCGCCTGAGGATAGTATCGCCCTGTCTATTATTCTCTATCCGGCCCTGGCCCACTTGTCTTCCCTTGTTATGATCGCCTCTCTGGCGGTGGTTCGCAGTATCAGGGTGGTTACCGGGCTCGAGGCGCAGATTAAGTGGCCTAACGATGTGCTGGTGGCTGGCAAAAAAGTATCCGGTATTCTGATCGAAAGCAGAGTGCGGGGTAGTACGGTGGACTATGCCGTTATTGGCATCGGAGTGAACGCTAACCTGAGGCTCTCCGACTTCCCGGAGATAGCAGCTACCGCTACCAGTCTCTCCGAAGAGCTGGCACGGGATGTTTCACTGCTGGCTCTAACCAGAAGGCTTTTGATTGAGTTGGAGAGTTTATATCTGGTTCTGCTGGCGGGGGGATCCGTCTACGAAGACTGGCGGGACAGCTTGATGACCCTGGGGAAAGAGGTCTACCTGGAGCCGGGTGGGGCTGTGTGCGATGGTATCGCCGAATCGGTGGACAGAGATGGCAGCCTGTTGCTCCGTCACCCCGATGGTAGCCTGAGTAAGATTGTCGCCGGTGATGTTACCTTACGTCACCGGGGATGTAATCCTCCCTCTCCCTGCTGAGAGAGGGAGGACTTTTACTCTTCTCGATTTGGGAACTTCACCATGTCCGGCTACTTGGTTTCTTCGTCTCCCGAGCCCAGGGTTTTCGCCAGGCCCTGAAATGCCTTGAAGAATTCCAGCGGGATGGGGAAGATGATAGTGCTGTTCTTCTCGGCGGCTATCCCGGTTAGTGTTTCCAGATAGCGGAGTTGCAGGGTAGTGGGTTCCCTGCCGATGATAGCACCGGCCTGTGCCAGCTTTTCCGAGGCCTGGAGCTCACCCTCGGCGTGGATGATTTTCGCTCTTCTGTCTCTCTCTGCCTCAGCCTGAGCTGCCATCGAGCGTTTCATCGTTTCCGCAAGTTCGACCTCTTTAATCTCTACCGTGGTAACCTTAATCCCCCACGGGTCGGTCTGTTCATCAATCGTTTTCTGTAGTATCTGGTTCAGTTTTTCCCGTTGCGATAGCAGGTCGTCAAGTTCCGATTGCCCGAGTACGCTCCGCAGTGTTGTCTGGGATATCTGTGAGGTAGCCCTGATGAAGTCAAGCACCTTGATTACCGAGGATTCCGGATCAATCACCCTGAAGTAGACTACGGCGTTCACCCTGACCGTAACATTGTCCCTGGTGATTACCTCTTGGTAGGGGACGTCCATCGTTATCACCCGCAGGTCTACCTTAACCATCCGGTCCACGAAGGGAATGATGACAAAAATACCCGGACCTTTAGTGCCGGTCAGCCTTCCCAGGCGGAAGATAACGCCTCTCTCATATTCCCGAAGAATCTTTATTGCCGCCGGGAGGAATATGGCGCAGAGTATAGCGGCCACAACGATTATAGCGATTACAGTACTACTCATTAATCAAACCTCCTTAATTTTCAATTTTATTGTTTTCTGCTTACGTGGAGAGTCAGGCCGTCAGACTTGGTTATAATCACCTCCTCTCCAGGCTTCGCCTGGCCTTGGTCTAGTATTGCTGTCCAGAGTTCGCCCTTGTAGAGAATTGTGCCTTTCGGGTTGAGTATTACCTTGACCGTGGCGGTCTTACCGATCAGTTCTTCTCTTCCTGTTTCTGCCTGCCGCCGGTGGCTCCGGACCACCCGGTAGACGATGAAGGCGGTGATGCTGCCGATTACCGCTGCTATGGTTGGTACTAACCATGGGTCTGGTTGAAACAATGTGGGCCTCCCGCTGAATAAAATTAGGAGGCCAATAACCAGTGAGGCTATGCCTCCCGCTGTAAATATTCCGAAGCTGGCAGTGAATATCTCAGCGACAAACAGACCGCCGGCCAGGGCGAGCAGTGCAATACCGGCGTAGTTTATCGGTAAGAAGCCCAGGGAGTAGGCGGCTAGAAAGGCGCAGATGCCCCCAAAAACACCGGGGAAGATGAGCCCGGGGCTGTATATTTCCACCGTTATGCCGAGTATGGCCAGGCTGAGCAGAATGACGGCGATATTGGGGTCGCTGATGGCGAGCATAAAGCTTTCGATATTACTCATTGGGTTGTGGTTGGTCCTAGCCCCTTCCGTATGGAGGATAATCGTACTGCCATCGAGCATGGTTATCTGCCTGCCGTCAAGCTGAGAGAACAGGTCTCCCAGGTCAGTAGCAACGATGTCGATAACATTAAGCTCGAGGGCTTCCTTCTCGGTAGCGGAAACGCTCTCCCTGACCGCTTTTTCCGCCCACTCCATGTTGCGTCCGTGCCCTCCGGCAATGCTTCTGATATAAGCGGCGGCGTCATTGATGACCTTTTCCTCCATCTCCTCTGACATGGCGGCTTCCCCATCGGTGCCGATGGCTACCGGATGCGCGGCGCCGATGGCCGTGTTCGGTGCCATGGCGGCAATATGGCCGGACATAGTAATAAATACTCCCGCTGAGGCTGCCCTTGCTCCCGAAGGTGAGACAAATACCACTATCGGAATCTCGGCGCTGACGATATCCTGGACAATATCACGCATAGCAGTGTCCAGTCCACCAGGCGTGTCCAGCTCGATAATGCAGGCAACGGCGCCTTCTTGCTCAGCCTGGTTGATGCCGCGGTCAATGTAGTTGGCGGTGACCGGTGTGATGGTTCCATCGACGTGGAGCACATCAATTCGGTTATCGGCTGCTTGAACTCCGCCGGTAGTGGCGATGGCGATAGCGGCGATAGTCGATACTCCTATTAGTAGTGCAAGACGGATAGTTTTTGGCACAAACACACCCATTAGGGTAACATACCCCATATTAGTGAATTATATCTTGATTGTGTATCCAATGTAAACAGACCGGCGCTTCGTTATTTATGATTAATCTGATAAACATTATTTAACTATTGTTCTCATATTTGAACGGCCGGGTAAGTTTGGTATAGAATCTACATACTAAACTTGATGGAAGGTATACCGTGAGAGTCCAGAGGTGTAAAGGCAGCCGGGACCTGACCCCGGATCAGATGTTACGCTTTCGCTTCGTCGAGAAAGCTTTCCGGCGGTGCTGTCTTAAGTGGGGCTACGAAGAGGTAAAGACTCCGGTTCTCGAATACCTGAACCTGTTTACCTCGACGGGGACGCTGACGCCCGGCATGTTGAGTAAGGTATATTCTTTCCTCGACTGGGATGGCTGGAGTGGGCAGAGGCTGGTACTGCGGCCTGATGGCACTATCCCGTTGGCCCGGCTCTATATTGACAATATTGCCGATAATAAGAAGCTGGCCAGACTCTTCTATACCAGCAATATCTTCAGGTTTGAGGAGACCGGCCAGGAGACGAGGGAAAGGTGGCAGGGGGGAGTTGAGCTGATAGGAGTAAGCTCTTCTCTTGCTGATGTCGAGTTGATCCTACTGGCCTTAGAGGTACTGGCTAAGATGGGGATTAAGGGTGTGGAGTTGAAGCTGTCCCACGCCGGTCTGGTGAGAAGCTTGCTTTCGGAACTGGGGCTGAGCGACAGGGAGCAGACCATGATATTTGACCAGATCCTGGATGGAGATAGTGAGGCCTTTGCCCGCATAAGGGCAGAGAGGCCTGATCTGGGTAGAGCGATGGTTTCACTACTTGATCTTGAAGGAAGGTCTCCCGGTTTCCTGAAGAACTTAAGGTCTCTACTTGGCCGGAGTGTACCCGAGCTTGTCCCTATTGTTGATGATTTTATCAGTGTTGTGGAACTGCTTGATGCCGTCGGCTGCGACTACCAGATTGACATAACCTCGGGCAAGGGCTTTGAGTACTATACCGGTGTGATTTTCCAACTCTTTTATGACGGAGATAAGATAGGCGGGGGAGGAAGGTATGATGCCCTGATTCCTCTGATGGGCGGTGGGGATATTCCGGCTTCCGGCTTTGCCCTCTACTTTGACTGCCTGATGAATCTGGTTGAGCCAGCCGTTCTGGCGGGACCTTTAGAGCAAAGGATCCTGGTCAAGGTTGAGCGGGAGGCGGTCAAAAAGGGTTTGGATATTACCGCTTCCCTCCGTGATGCGGGCTATATCGTCGAGCTTTGGCTTGAGAGCCAGCAGCCATCCAATCTCAGGTGGATGCTGGATGTCCGCAGTGAAGTCCCTGCATTTGTTATTCATGATAGTCTTAAAATCAAAGATATTGAGCTTGAGACTGCCGGTGAGGTTCTGACTCTACTGGGTGAGAGTAATGGCGATAAAGATAGCCCTGCCTAAGGGGCGGCTTCTGGAAGAGACAGCGGGCCTGCTCCAGCGTGCTGGATGGGGCTTAAGCGGATACCACAAAAATACTCGTCTCTATCGTCTTGGTTCGAATAGATTCCCTGACCTCTCTGCCAAGGTGTTTCATGAGAAGGATGTTCCTATCCAGGTGGCGATAGGGAACTATGATTTAGGGATCTGCGGGCTGGATTGGATTGAAGAGCTGCTGGTCAAATATCCCAGCAGCGCTCTGGTCAAGGTAAAAGACTTAGGCTACGGAGGCGGCGTTTTATATCTGGTTGGCAGCATCTCCGGCGGGGAGTCTTTCCTAGACGAAATAGGCGTAAGGGCGAGTACGGTACGTATTGCCAGCGAGTATCCTAACCTTGCCGAGTCTCTGGCGCTTAATCTCCGTTTCAAACGGTTCTGCATTTTTCCTCTGTGGGGTGGGGCTGAGGTCTATCCTCCGGAGAGCGCCGATCTGGCCCTTATTACGGGAAGAGTGGGGGAGAGCCATTTTGATTACGGTCTGCTGCCGTTAATTGAGACCCTGCGTTACAGCGCTTTTCTGATTGCCAATAAGGATAGCTGGGAGACTAAGGATATGGGCGAGGTGCTGGCCTCCCTTGAAGATAATCTGGCTCTTGCTTCCGGCAAGAAAGGCTCCTCTCCGGTGCCGGAAAATAGGACGCCGGCTGTGGTCGCTCAAAATTCCTCTGGGGCGGCGGCTTGCGATACAGTCCGTTTAGCCTTGCCTGACGGGCACCAGCAACAGCCTACTCTTGAACTTCTGGTTAAGGCCGGCATTCAGATTGATGATTATCCCTCCTTGACCGGTAATCGACGACCGGTCATCGGTCTGGATGGGGTGATGGCTAAGTTAATCAGGCCGCAGGATATGCCGCTTCAGGTAGCCAACGGGAACTTTGATCTTGCCATTACCGGTAGGGACTGGGTCAGGGAGCATCTTTACCAGTTTCCCTCCAGCCCGATAAAGGAGCTTCTTGACCTTAAATTCGGCTGGGTGAGTATAGTGGCGGTAGTAGTCAAAGACCTTCCGGTATCCGATATAGACGG
This genomic interval from Dehalococcoidales bacterium contains the following:
- a CDS encoding slipin family protein is translated as MSSTVIAIIVVAAILCAIFLPAAIKILREYERGVIFRLGRLTGTKGPGIFVIIPFVDRMVKVDLRVITMDVPYQEVITRDNVTVRVNAVVYFRVIDPESSVIKVLDFIRATSQISQTTLRSVLGQSELDDLLSQREKLNQILQKTIDEQTDPWGIKVTTVEIKEVELAETMKRSMAAQAEAERDRRAKIIHAEGELQASEKLAQAGAIIGREPTTLQLRYLETLTGIAAEKNSTIIFPIPLEFFKAFQGLAKTLGSGDEETK
- a CDS encoding nodulation protein NfeD produces the protein MPKTIRLALLIGVSTIAAIAIATTGGVQAADNRIDVLHVDGTITPVTANYIDRGINQAEQEGAVACIIELDTPGGLDTAMRDIVQDIVSAEIPIVVFVSPSGARAASAGVFITMSGHIAAMAPNTAIGAAHPVAIGTDGEAAMSEEMEEKVINDAAAYIRSIAGGHGRNMEWAEKAVRESVSATEKEALELNVIDIVATDLGDLFSQLDGRQITMLDGSTIILHTEGARTNHNPMSNIESFMLAISDPNIAVILLSLAILGITVEIYSPGLIFPGVFGGICAFLAAYSLGFLPINYAGIALLALAGGLFVAEIFTASFGIFTAGGIASLVIGLLILFSGRPTLFQPDPWLVPTIAAVIGSITAFIVYRVVRSHRRQAETGREELIGKTATVKVILNPKGTILYKGELWTAILDQGQAKPGEEVIITKSDGLTLHVSRKQ
- the hisG gene encoding ATP phosphoribosyltransferase, translated to MAIKIALPKGRLLEETAGLLQRAGWGLSGYHKNTRLYRLGSNRFPDLSAKVFHEKDVPIQVAIGNYDLGICGLDWIEELLVKYPSSALVKVKDLGYGGGVLYLVGSISGGESFLDEIGVRASTVRIASEYPNLAESLALNLRFKRFCIFPLWGGAEVYPPESADLALITGRVGESHFDYGLLPLIETLRYSAFLIANKDSWETKDMGEVLASLEDNLALASGKKGSSPVPENRTPAVVAQNSSGAAACDTVRLALPDGHQQQPTLELLVKAGIQIDDYPSLTGNRRPVIGLDGVMAKLIRPQDMPLQVANGNFDLAITGRDWVREHLYQFPSSPIKELLDLKFGWVSIVAVVVKDLPVSDIDGLRQLGIERSVSFRVASEYVNIADKYARDNHLGSYRIVPTWGATEAFLPEDADLLIENTQTGQTLAKNNLKIIDTLFQSTACLISHPGGVLSAAKRKRMYSIIESLRAALGGV
- a CDS encoding TldD/PmbA family protein is translated as MPDIEQAAQRLAEIIKSHHADYIEARLEKSRSTYIKYRGKELESIGKTSSAGGNVRALIKGGWGFVSFNSLDDLSERVALAVKQAELAGGEKSELAPVEPVVDKVLTEADSNPAAISLEKKKLLLDEYNEIIWAVPKIQTSNISYGDGCKKSIFLSSSGSYIEQERADVTLRLVAVATEGSDIQQVGLSLGSRGDFGKVTGLHQQVEEMSRNAVGLLSAPQVKGKEYTVVLDPVLAGVFVHEAFGHLSEADFVYENKRLGEIMTLGREFGSPELNIVDTATIPGLRGSYRYDDEGVPATKTYLISEGKLVGRLHSRETAARMKEKPTGNARAVSYRYPPIVRMTNTFIEPGTATFGDLIGDIKEGLYVKNWYGGTTSMEMFTFSSGEAYRIRSGKIAEQVRPVTLTGNVFKTLKNIDGIGNDLHMNQGGGCGKDGQMPLPVSNGSPHIRIRHCLVGGG
- a CDS encoding biotin--[acetyl-CoA-carboxylase] ligase encodes the protein MADDLSPASVTGSLDTRFIGQRVVYYPSLSSTNEAAKREAQKYAAEGTIVIARQQIAGKGRLKRVWLSPEDSIALSIILYPALAHLSSLVMIASLAVVRSIRVVTGLEAQIKWPNDVLVAGKKVSGILIESRVRGSTVDYAVIGIGVNANLRLSDFPEIAATATSLSEELARDVSLLALTRRLLIELESLYLVLLAGGSVYEDWRDSLMTLGKEVYLEPGGAVCDGIAESVDRDGSLLLRHPDGSLSKIVAGDVTLRHRGCNPPSPC
- a CDS encoding HisS family protein, coding for MRVQRCKGSRDLTPDQMLRFRFVEKAFRRCCLKWGYEEVKTPVLEYLNLFTSTGTLTPGMLSKVYSFLDWDGWSGQRLVLRPDGTIPLARLYIDNIADNKKLARLFYTSNIFRFEETGQETRERWQGGVELIGVSSSLADVELILLALEVLAKMGIKGVELKLSHAGLVRSLLSELGLSDREQTMIFDQILDGDSEAFARIRAERPDLGRAMVSLLDLEGRSPGFLKNLRSLLGRSVPELVPIVDDFISVVELLDAVGCDYQIDITSGKGFEYYTGVIFQLFYDGDKIGGGGRYDALIPLMGGGDIPASGFALYFDCLMNLVEPAVLAGPLEQRILVKVEREAVKKGLDITASLRDAGYIVELWLESQQPSNLRWMLDVRSEVPAFVIHDSLKIKDIELETAGEVLTLLGESNGDKDSPA